A genomic stretch from Sphingopyxis sp. YR583 includes:
- a CDS encoding cytochrome c oxidase assembly protein has protein sequence MSPNAKTASLAALMALAMTALGFAAVPLYDLFCRVTGFGGTTQRYDPVAAAAEPQILSHTISVRFDANVSPNLPWKFYPEHPRDTVSIGARDMAIFIAENNSAHPVVGTASFNVTPDQAGKYFTKIQCFCFTQQRLEPGQQMRMPVLFFVDPKIMDDPDARDVQEITLSYTFHPSDPVDEGKKAS, from the coding sequence ATGTCCCCGAACGCGAAGACCGCAAGCCTTGCCGCCTTGATGGCGCTCGCGATGACCGCCCTCGGCTTCGCAGCGGTGCCGCTCTATGATCTTTTCTGCCGCGTCACCGGCTTTGGCGGGACGACGCAACGCTATGATCCCGTCGCTGCCGCGGCCGAACCGCAGATCTTGTCGCACACGATCTCGGTCCGCTTCGACGCCAATGTCTCTCCGAACCTGCCGTGGAAATTCTATCCCGAGCATCCGCGCGATACGGTCAGCATCGGTGCGCGCGACATGGCGATCTTCATTGCCGAAAATAATTCGGCGCATCCCGTCGTCGGGACCGCCAGTTTCAACGTCACGCCCGATCAGGCGGGCAAATATTTTACCAAGATCCAGTGCTTCTGCTTCACCCAGCAACGGCTGGAGCCGGGGCAGCAGATGCGCATGCCGGTGTTGTTCTTCGTCGATCCGAAGATCATGGACGACCCCGACGCGCGCGACGTGCAGGAAATCACCCTCAGCTACACCTTCCACCCCTCCGATCCAGTAGACGAGGGTAAAAAGGCGAGCTAA
- a CDS encoding heme o synthase: MAQSLTHGETALPADWRDLFALTKPRVMSLVVFTALCGLLAAPVYVPPVLAFSSILAIALGAGASGALNQWYEAGIDAKMKRTAGRPLPAGRLDPQTALQFGVGLAAFSLFLMLFASNWQATLLLLASILFYVFVYTMWLKPRTPQNIVIGGAAGAFPPLIGWVAATGSVAPLPVLLFLLIFLWTPPHFWALALFVRSDYAAAGIPMMPVVAGEKSTRRQILFYAIIMAIGAIAPWPLGYTGALYGWTAVVLSAIFVLLSIQVGTRSTGEGDLMQPEKRLFAYSIAYLFILFGAVVADHWWPL; this comes from the coding sequence ATGGCGCAGAGCCTGACCCATGGCGAAACGGCGCTTCCCGCCGATTGGCGCGACTTGTTCGCGCTGACCAAGCCGCGCGTCATGTCGCTGGTGGTGTTCACCGCGCTGTGCGGCCTGCTTGCCGCGCCAGTATACGTTCCCCCTGTTCTTGCCTTTTCGTCGATCCTTGCGATCGCGTTGGGGGCAGGGGCCTCGGGCGCGCTCAACCAATGGTATGAAGCCGGAATCGACGCCAAGATGAAGCGGACCGCGGGCCGGCCGCTTCCCGCCGGGCGCCTCGATCCGCAGACGGCGTTGCAGTTCGGCGTCGGTCTCGCCGCTTTTTCGCTGTTCCTGATGCTGTTCGCGTCGAACTGGCAGGCGACCTTGCTGCTGCTTGCTTCGATCCTTTTCTATGTCTTCGTCTACACGATGTGGCTGAAGCCGCGGACGCCGCAGAATATCGTCATCGGCGGCGCCGCCGGTGCCTTTCCGCCACTGATCGGCTGGGTCGCGGCGACGGGTTCGGTCGCGCCGCTGCCGGTGCTGCTCTTCCTGCTGATCTTCCTTTGGACGCCGCCGCATTTCTGGGCGCTCGCGCTGTTCGTGCGTTCGGACTATGCCGCCGCGGGCATTCCGATGATGCCCGTCGTCGCAGGCGAGAAGTCGACGCGGCGCCAGATTCTCTTTTATGCCATCATCATGGCGATCGGTGCGATTGCCCCCTGGCCGCTGGGCTACACCGGTGCGCTCTATGGCTGGACCGCGGTCGTCTTGTCGGCGATCTTCGTGCTGCTTTCGATCCAGGTCGGAACGCGCTCGACGGGCGAGGGCGATTTGATGCAACCCGAAAAGCGCCTGTTCGCTTATTCGATCGCCTATCTTTTCATATTGTTCGGCGCAGTCGTCGCCGACCATTGGTGGCCGCTATGA
- the ctaD gene encoding cytochrome c oxidase subunit I — protein sequence MTDIAATAPAHGRDHAHDHDHDHDTPGFFVRWFMSTNHKDIGTLYLIFAIIAGIVGGALSGMMRLELAHPGIQYLGSWAQALGGAQDLTAAKHFWNVMITAHGLIMVFFMVMPAMIGGFGNWFVPLMIGAPDMAFPRMNNISFWLTAVAFVMLMGSLFVPGGSGNGAGTGWTVYAPLSTSGSVGPAVDMAIFSLHLAGAASILGAINFITTIFNMRAPGMTLHKMPLFVWSVLVTAFLLLLALPVLAAAITMLLTDRNFGTTFYDAAGGGDPVLYQHLFWFFGHPEVYIMILPGFGIVSQIISTFSRKPVFGYLGMAYAMVAIGVVGFIVWAHHMFTVGMSVNLKMYFTAATMVIAVPTGIKIFSWIATMWGGSMSFKTPMVWSLGFIFMFTVGGVTGVVLANGGVDTNLHDTYYVVAHFHYVLSLGAVFSLFAGFYYWFPKMSGRMYSETLGQLHFWIFFIGVNVMFFPQHFLGQQGMPRRYPDYAEAYAHWHLISSYGYVIMGVGMLFFFANVLYSLFAGKKAADNPWGEGATTLEWTLSSPPPFHQFNELPRIA from the coding sequence ATGACCGATATCGCAGCGACTGCACCCGCGCACGGCCGCGACCATGCGCACGATCATGACCATGATCACGACACGCCCGGCTTCTTTGTCCGCTGGTTCATGTCGACGAACCACAAGGACATCGGTACGCTCTACCTGATCTTCGCGATCATCGCCGGCATCGTTGGCGGCGCGCTTTCGGGCATGATGCGTCTCGAGCTTGCGCATCCCGGCATCCAGTATCTGGGCAGCTGGGCGCAGGCGCTCGGCGGCGCGCAGGATCTGACCGCGGCCAAGCATTTCTGGAACGTGATGATCACCGCGCACGGCCTGATCATGGTGTTCTTCATGGTCATGCCCGCCATGATCGGCGGTTTCGGCAACTGGTTCGTTCCGCTGATGATCGGCGCGCCCGACATGGCGTTCCCGCGCATGAACAACATCTCTTTCTGGCTGACCGCAGTTGCGTTCGTCATGCTGATGGGGTCGCTGTTCGTCCCCGGCGGCAGCGGCAATGGCGCGGGCACCGGCTGGACGGTCTACGCTCCGCTGTCGACCAGCGGTTCGGTCGGCCCCGCGGTCGATATGGCGATCTTCTCGCTCCACCTTGCCGGTGCGGCGTCGATCCTCGGCGCGATCAACTTCATCACCACCATCTTCAACATGCGCGCGCCGGGTATGACCCTGCACAAGATGCCGCTGTTCGTATGGTCGGTGCTGGTTACCGCCTTCCTCCTGCTGCTCGCGCTGCCGGTTCTCGCCGCGGCGATCACGATGCTGCTGACCGACCGCAACTTCGGTACCACCTTCTATGATGCGGCCGGCGGCGGCGATCCCGTCCTCTACCAGCATCTCTTCTGGTTCTTCGGCCACCCCGAAGTGTATATCATGATCCTGCCGGGCTTCGGCATCGTCAGCCAGATCATCTCGACCTTCAGCCGCAAGCCGGTGTTCGGCTATCTCGGCATGGCTTACGCCATGGTCGCGATCGGTGTCGTCGGCTTCATCGTGTGGGCGCACCACATGTTCACGGTCGGCATGAGCGTGAACCTGAAGATGTACTTCACCGCGGCGACGATGGTGATCGCGGTCCCGACGGGCATCAAAATCTTCAGCTGGATCGCCACCATGTGGGGCGGTTCGATGAGCTTCAAGACCCCGATGGTCTGGTCGCTCGGCTTCATCTTCATGTTCACCGTGGGCGGCGTGACCGGCGTCGTGCTCGCCAATGGCGGCGTCGACACCAACCTGCACGACACCTATTATGTCGTCGCGCACTTCCACTATGTGCTGTCGCTGGGCGCGGTATTCTCGCTCTTCGCCGGCTTCTATTACTGGTTCCCGAAGATGTCGGGCCGGATGTACAGCGAAACCCTGGGTCAACTGCACTTCTGGATCTTCTTCATCGGCGTGAACGTCATGTTCTTCCCCCAGCACTTCCTGGGTCAGCAGGGCATGCCGCGCCGTTATCCCGACTATGCGGAAGCCTATGCGCACTGGCACCTGATCTCGTCCTACGGTTACGTGATCATGGGCGTCGGCATGCTCTTCTTCTTCGCGAACGTCCTTTACTCGCTGTTCGCCGGCAAGAAGGCCGCCGACAATCCGTGGGGCGAAGGCGCGACGACGCTCGAATGGACGCTGTCGAGCCCGCCGCCGTTCCACCAGTTCAACGAACTGCCCCGGATCGCGTAA
- the coxB gene encoding cytochrome c oxidase subunit II produces MKSLKTLVIAAALSLGAVGAGHAQAPAAAPAEAPAATAPANPAPAAAEAAAPAAAPATTTAAAPAGDATYVPMKPTPGVGQPVDAGIDFQPQVSPVGEQAYWFNHVILLPVITVITLIVLGLLLWVVFRFRAKANPVPSKTTHNTFIEIIWTAIPVLILAVIAVPSIRLLAQQYEPPKKDALTIKVTGYQWYWGYAYPDQGIGEYVSKILPEKDAVARGEPYHLAVDNRMVVPVGRQVKLIITGADVIHSFAVPAFWTKMDAVPGRANETTFTANKVGVYYGQCSELCGVDHGYMPIAVEVLPVDKWEAWVRSKGGNPAGPVAAEAAPAAAPAAPAAAPAATPAAATTEAAPAAAPAAAPAAKN; encoded by the coding sequence ATGAAGAGCTTGAAAACCCTTGTAATTGCGGCGGCTTTGTCGCTCGGCGCGGTGGGCGCCGGCCATGCGCAGGCACCTGCTGCGGCTCCGGCCGAAGCACCCGCCGCAACGGCTCCGGCGAATCCGGCTCCGGCTGCCGCTGAAGCGGCTGCTCCGGCAGCGGCGCCGGCTACGACGACCGCCGCGGCTCCGGCTGGCGATGCAACTTATGTCCCGATGAAGCCGACCCCCGGGGTCGGTCAGCCGGTCGACGCGGGCATCGATTTCCAGCCGCAGGTGAGCCCGGTCGGCGAGCAGGCTTACTGGTTCAACCATGTGATCCTGCTTCCGGTCATCACGGTGATCACGCTGATCGTCCTCGGCCTGCTGCTCTGGGTTGTGTTCCGTTTCCGCGCCAAGGCGAACCCGGTTCCGTCGAAGACGACGCACAACACCTTCATCGAAATCATCTGGACCGCCATTCCGGTGCTGATCCTCGCGGTGATCGCGGTGCCTTCGATCCGGCTGCTGGCCCAGCAATATGAGCCGCCGAAAAAGGATGCGCTGACGATCAAGGTCACGGGTTACCAATGGTATTGGGGTTATGCCTATCCCGACCAGGGAATCGGCGAATATGTGTCGAAGATCCTGCCCGAGAAGGACGCCGTCGCACGCGGTGAGCCCTATCATCTCGCGGTCGACAATCGCATGGTCGTCCCCGTCGGTCGTCAGGTGAAGCTGATCATCACCGGCGCCGACGTGATCCACAGCTTCGCGGTTCCGGCCTTCTGGACCAAGATGGACGCGGTCCCCGGCCGTGCCAACGAAACGACGTTCACCGCGAATAAGGTCGGCGTCTATTACGGTCAGTGCTCGGAACTCTGCGGCGTCGATCACGGCTATATGCCGATCGCCGTCGAAGTGCTTCCGGTCGACAAGTGGGAAGCCTGGGTCCGCTCGAAGGGCGGTAATCCGGCCGGTCCGGTCGCCGCCGAAGCTGCGCCCGCCGCTGCTCCGGCCGCACCTGCCGCGGCTCCCGCAGCCACGCCGGCTGCTGCCACGACCGAAGCTGCACCGGCAGCGGCGCCCGCCGCCGCACCGGCCGCCAAGAATTAA